TGGGCGCCGCTCAAGAGTCGCGCGGAGGAGCCTTTTCGCTCTGCCTTTGAGGCGGCCGTCCTGAAAATGGAGGCGGGGCAATATGAGGTGGCTTCGAGTGATTTCGCCCAGCTCTATGCCCAGTCCGCTTCGCGAGCGCAGCCGGCCCAGTTGGCGGCCATGCAGCTCAACCTAGGCTTGAGTTTGCTGAAGCTCTCCCAAGCCCAAGCGGGCGAGAATCCTGTCTTGGCGCTGGCCCATGCCGAGCAGGCCCAGCGGGCCTTTCTCTCTGCCAAGCGCTACGCGCCGGAGGGGGTGCGGGCCGGGGCTCGCTTGGAGGCAAGCGCGCAGGTGGTGGCGGCGCTGCGGCAGCAGCTGGCGGCCCAAGAACAGGCGGAGGAGGCCTTGCAGGAGCGCTTGCAAGCGCTGGTGGAGCGGCTGCAAGTGCTTTGGCAAGCGCAGGGAGCACTCCGCCAAGAGACGCTGGCGGCGGATGGGGAGCGAGGCCGCCCCCGCCCCCAACGGAACGCACCGCCCGCGGTGCCGCCTGAGAACGCCCCCGCCCTTTCTCTAAAATTCCAGCAGGAGCAGGCCAGCCTCCGGGCGGCGGGGGAATCGTTGCAAGAGGAGATGGGGGCCATCGATGCGGCCTTGGCCGGTTCCTCCCTGGGAGGCTTGCCCGGGATGGAAACGCTTTTGCAAGAGCCGCTCGAGCTGATGGGCCGAGCGGTGGCGGCGCAGACCCGGGCCGAGGGGCAGTTGGCTGGCTGGGGGAGTTGGCCGGCGGCCCGGGGGGAGCAGCTGTTGGCCGAGCGAGCGCTGCAAGCGATTTTGGATTTGCTGGGGGGCAACCAAAGCAGCCAGGGCGAGGGCGAGGAAGAGGAATGGGAAGACTATGAGGAGGACTACGACTACGCGGACGAAGACTCCGAGAGCCAAAGCAGTTCCCAGCCCTCGTCCGGCGATCTCGCGATGGGGGCTGAGATGCAGGAGCTGCCCGTGCCGAACTACTCGGTCGAGGACATTTTGGCTGAGGAAGAAGGCAATTTGCAATTTCGCCAACAGGAGCGAGCCAAGGCCTCGGCGGGCCAAGTGGAAAAGGATTACTGATGAGACGGGGACTCCAGCTAGCGTGCCTTTGGTGTTCGGGGATGGCCTCGGCCCAGACCTATGAACCCGTGCAACCAACGGTCGAGCCAGCGGAAGGGCCCGCCGAGGTGGTGACGCTCCATGTGCAAGACCAATCGCTCTTCGCGGATCGGGTGGCGAGCGCTCTTGTTTTCTTCGAGAGCGTGGTGAGCGAGGCACCCGCGGAATGGCCCCAGTCAGACAGCTGTCAGA
The nucleotide sequence above comes from Verrucomicrobiota bacterium. Encoded proteins:
- a CDS encoding VWA domain-containing protein, whose amino-acid sequence is MTGWVFQWPAMFWLLLLVAAAGWLVARAGRERRRVMESLGRRSGPPLRWRDVLRLSALALLVLALARPGHSPRSEATSLTGRDVVFALDVSRSMLAEDLPPSRLEAAKQAIRDALATFDQERVGLVIFAGSASILCPLTYDYDFVRYMLEQAQPRSVEFGGTHLQAAVEKVLDQVFLAGRAGVQDLVVLTDGGDHGSEMTRVASLLRESESEVLLVGLGDPEQGSPIPILDEEGQAVLLEAEGRLVETRLEEGPLRWLAEEVPRARYAGVGTRPFHLGSLYQEEASGKPVQATAQEAGQLVYQEAAGFFLVPALCLLLLTEGRGRLGFRWWGRGMLLMGWSWAPLKSRAEEPFRSAFEAAVLKMEAGQYEVASSDFAQLYAQSASRAQPAQLAAMQLNLGLSLLKLSQAQAGENPVLALAHAEQAQRAFLSAKRYAPEGVRAGARLEASAQVVAALRQQLAAQEQAEEALQERLQALVERLQVLWQAQGALRQETLAADGERGRPRPQRNAPPAVPPENAPALSLKFQQEQASLRAAGESLQEEMGAIDAALAGSSLGGLPGMETLLQEPLELMGRAVAAQTRAEGQLAGWGSWPAARGEQLLAERALQAILDLLGGNQSSQGEGEEEEWEDYEEDYDYADEDSESQSSSQPSSGDLAMGAEMQELPVPNYSVEDILAEEEGNLQFRQQERAKASAGQVEKDY